From a region of the Phaseolus vulgaris cultivar G19833 chromosome 6, P. vulgaris v2.0, whole genome shotgun sequence genome:
- the LOC137832049 gene encoding patatin-like protein 7, whose amino-acid sequence MAAMSTSPMNLNMIDSNFQVDKLTYEIFSILENNFLFGYGDADTNSVPKGIDAKPAKHSAGKVRILCIDGAGATDGILAAKSLAHLEECLRRKSGDANSRVSDFFDAAAGSGVGGVLVALLFARGKDGQPLFTAEEALRFLTDNRRRISRRSGILRRVLRPESKAEKLFRRTFGECTLKDTVKPVLIPCYDLVTRAPFVFSRADALEMDGYDFKMSDVCAATSADPSFAGPTEMRSIDGRTRILAVGGGVAMNNPTAVSITHVLNNKHEFPFCNGVSDLLVLSLGNGESDFNAVKSPSGFVKIAGEGASDMVDQAVSMAFGDCRMNNYVRIQSNGVMAKANKGAQVKSCKTESDLLAVSEEMLRQKNVEAVLFKGKKVANSSNLEKLELFGGEIIKEGERRKTSILPTVVLKNNNASPSPSRTSSATTLSTLSSNC is encoded by the exons ATGGCGGCAATGTCCACATCTCCAATGAACCTCAACATGATTGACTCTAACTTCCAAGTCGACAAGCTCACCTACGAAATCTTCTCCATTCTCGAGAACAATTTCCTCTTCGGCTACGGCGACGCCGACACCAATTCCGTTCCAAAAGGAATAGACGCGAAACCAGCGAAACACAGCGCCGGCAAAGTGAGGATCCTTTGCATTGACGGCGCAGGCGCCACCGACGGCATCCTCGCCGCGAAGTCCCTCGCGCACCTCGAGGAATGCCTTCGCCGCAAGTCCGGCGACGCGAACTCGCGTGTTTCTGATTTCTTCGACGCTGCCGCTGGCTCCGGCGTCGGTGGTGTCCTCGTCGCTCTGCTCTTCGCACGCGGGAAGGATGGCCAGCCGCTGTTCACCGCCGAGGAGGCGCTGAGGTTCCTCACTGACAACCGTCGCAGGATCTCCCGCCGGTCGGGGATCCTTCGTCGAGTGCTGCGGCCCGAGTCCAAGGCGGAGAAGCTCTTCCGAAGGACGTTCGGCGAGTGCACGCTGAAGGACACCGTGAAGCCGGTACTGATCCCGTGCTACGACCTCGTCACACGCGCTCCGTTTGTTTTCTCGCGCGCCGACGCGCTGGAAATGGACGGCTACGATTTCAAAATGAGCGACGTTTGCGCTGCCACGTCAGCTGACCCTTCCTTCGCGGGCCCCACCGAGATGCGGTCCATCGACGGCAGGACCAGGATCTTGGCCGTCGGTGGAGGCGTTGCAATGAACAATCCAACAGCTGTTTCCATCACCCACGTTCTCAATAACAAACACGAGTTTCCTTTCTGTAACGGCGTCTCCGACCTCCTCGTACTCTCCCTCGGCAACGGAGAGTCAGACTTTAACGCCGTTAAATCACCGTCTGGTTTCGTAAAGATCGCTGGCGAAGGAGCTTCCGATATG GTTGATCAAGCCGTATCAATGGCATTTGGTGATTGTCGGATGAACAATTATGTGCGCATTCAGTCAAACGGTGTTATGGCGAAGGCGAACAAGGGTGCGCAGGTGAAGTCCTGCAAAACGGAGTCGGATTTGTTGGCAGTTTCGGAGGAGATGTTGAGGCAGAAGAACGTTGAAGCCGTTTTGTTCAAGGGGAAGAAGGTGGCGAATAGTTCCAACCTGGAGAAGTTAGAGTTGTTTGGGGGAGAGATAATTAAggaaggagaaagaagaaaaaccagTATTCTACCAACGGTGGTGTTGAAGAACAACAATGCCTCACCCTCCCCCAGCAGAACCTCCTCTGCCACAACCTTGTCCACTTTGTCTTCCAATTGTTAG